A portion of the Pseudomonas sp. GR 6-02 genome contains these proteins:
- a CDS encoding Fe2+-dependent dioxygenase, with protein sequence MLLHIPGVFAKEEVQRIREALAQADWADGKITAGYQSAKAKHNLQLPEGHPLTKEIGAAMLERLWKNPQFMSAALPHKVFPPLLNCYTAGGSFDFHIDNAVRQPRGSIERVRTDLSATLFFSDPEDYDGGELEIQDTFGTQRVKLPAGDMVLYPGTSLHKVNAVTRGTRYASFFWTQSLVREDNQRALLFEMDGAIQQLTQDMPDHPSLIRLTGTYHNLLRRWVEV encoded by the coding sequence ATGTTGTTGCACATTCCCGGCGTGTTCGCGAAAGAAGAAGTGCAGCGCATTCGCGAGGCCCTGGCGCAGGCGGATTGGGCCGATGGCAAAATTACCGCCGGTTATCAGTCGGCGAAGGCCAAGCACAATCTGCAATTGCCTGAAGGACATCCGTTGACCAAGGAAATCGGTGCGGCGATGCTCGAGCGGTTGTGGAAAAATCCGCAGTTCATGTCAGCGGCATTACCGCACAAGGTCTTCCCTCCGTTGTTGAACTGTTACACCGCCGGTGGCAGTTTCGACTTCCATATCGACAATGCCGTGCGTCAGCCCAGGGGCAGCATCGAGCGGGTGCGCACCGACCTGTCGGCGACGCTGTTCTTCAGTGACCCGGAGGATTACGACGGCGGCGAACTGGAAATCCAGGACACCTTCGGCACTCAGCGCGTGAAATTGCCGGCCGGCGATATGGTCCTGTATCCCGGCACCAGCCTGCACAAGGTCAACGCCGTCACGCGTGGAACCCGCTACGCATCGTTTTTCTGGACGCAAAGCCTGGTGCGTGAAGACAACCAGCGCGCTTTGCTGTTCGAGATGGACGGGGCGATTCAGCAACTGACCCAGGACATGCCCGACCATCCTTCATTGATCCGCCTGACCGGTACTTACCACAACCTGTTGCGTCGCTGGGTCGAGGTATGA
- a CDS encoding tetratricopeptide repeat protein — MSYQLRREEVLDGDRLKAMLEESPARAAQAILIAAREGVLDAQALLGQILLDGRGIERDQPLALRWFEIAAQRGHLMARNMLGRCHEHGWGCTANATSAAGHYRLAAEAGLDWAMYNYANLLATGRGVVEDQAQALNLYRHAAELGHAKSMNLLGRYLEEGRDCPADPHAARDWYRRSAEGGDFRGQFSYAAMLADEGKVDEALGWLRKALDGGNLNFLRVANKALLTSTDPRIHGLATEYQQRARELTPG; from the coding sequence ATGAGTTATCAATTGCGCCGCGAGGAAGTCCTCGACGGTGATCGCCTCAAGGCCATGCTGGAGGAAAGCCCGGCGCGCGCAGCCCAGGCGATTCTGATCGCCGCCCGTGAAGGTGTGCTGGATGCCCAGGCCTTGCTGGGACAGATTTTGCTGGACGGGCGGGGTATCGAGCGGGATCAGCCGCTGGCGCTGCGCTGGTTCGAGATTGCGGCTCAGCGCGGGCACTTGATGGCGCGCAACATGCTTGGTCGTTGCCATGAACATGGCTGGGGGTGCACCGCCAACGCCACGAGCGCCGCGGGGCATTATCGCCTCGCCGCCGAGGCGGGACTGGATTGGGCGATGTACAACTACGCCAATCTGCTGGCTACCGGGCGCGGGGTGGTCGAGGATCAGGCGCAAGCGCTGAATCTCTATCGGCATGCCGCTGAATTGGGCCACGCAAAGTCGATGAACCTGCTGGGGAGATACCTGGAAGAGGGGCGCGATTGCCCGGCAGATCCGCACGCTGCCCGTGACTGGTATCGACGCTCGGCTGAAGGAGGGGATTTTCGCGGTCAGTTCAGTTATGCGGCGATGTTGGCGGATGAAGGCAAGGTCGACGAGGCGTTGGGCTGGTTACGCAAGGCCTTGGACGGCGGGAATTTGAATTTCTTGCGGGTGGCGAACAAGGCGCTATTGACGTCGACCGATCCAAGAATTCATGGGCTGGCTACCGAGTATCAACAGCGTGCTCGAGAGCTGACGCCAGGATAG